From Orcinus orca chromosome 3, mOrcOrc1.1, whole genome shotgun sequence, a single genomic window includes:
- the NDFIP1 gene encoding NEDD4 family-interacting protein 1 isoform X1, translating into MALALAALAAVEPACGSRYQQLQNEEEPGEPEQAAGDAPPPYSSISAESAAYFDYKDESGFPKPPSYNVATTLPSYDEAERTKAEATIPLVPGRDEDFVGRDDFDDPDQMRIGNDGIFMLTFFMAFLFNWIGFFLSFCLTTSAAGRYGAISGFGLSLIKWILIVRFSTYFPGYFDGQYWLWWVFLVLDVFWQRPSCIYEFSPKKQENTCRK; encoded by the exons TTGCAGAATGAAGAAGAGCCTGGAGAGCCGGAACAAGCTGCAGGGGACGCTCCTCCACCTTATAGCAGCATCTCTGCAGAGAGTGCAG CATATTTTGACTACAAAGATGAGTCTGGGTTTCCAAAGCCCCCATCTTACAATGTGGCTACCACACTGCCCAGTTATGATGAAGCTGAGAGAACCAAAGCTGAAGCTACTATCCCTTTGGTTCCTGGAAGA gaTGAGGATTTTGTGGGTCGGGATGATTTTGATGATCCTGACCAGATGAGGATAGGAAACGATGGGATTTTCATGTTAACTTTTTTCA TGGCATTCCTCTTTAACTGGATTGggtttttcctgtctttttgcCTGACCACTTCAGCTGCAGGAAGGTATGGGGCCATTTCAGGATTTGGTCTCTCTCTAATTAAGTGGATCCTGATTGTCAGG ttttctactTACTTCCCTGGATATTTTGATGGTCAGTACTGGCTCTGGTGGGTGTTCCTGGTTTTAG ATGTTTTCTGGCAGAGGCCTTCCTGCATTTATGAATTCTCTCCCAAGAAGCAAGAGAACACCTGCAGGAAGTGA
- the NDFIP1 gene encoding NEDD4 family-interacting protein 1 isoform X2 translates to MALALAALAAVEPACGSRYQQLQNEEEPGEPEQAAGDAPPPYSSISAESAAYFDYKDESGFPKPPSYNVATTLPSYDEAERTKAEATIPLVPGRDEDFVGRDDFDDPDQMRIGNDGIFMLTFFMAFLFNWIGFFLSFCLTTSAAGRYGAISGFGLSLIKWILIVRFSTYFPGYFDGQYWLWWVFLVLGFLLFLRGFINYAKVRKMPETFSNLPRTRVLFIY, encoded by the exons TTGCAGAATGAAGAAGAGCCTGGAGAGCCGGAACAAGCTGCAGGGGACGCTCCTCCACCTTATAGCAGCATCTCTGCAGAGAGTGCAG CATATTTTGACTACAAAGATGAGTCTGGGTTTCCAAAGCCCCCATCTTACAATGTGGCTACCACACTGCCCAGTTATGATGAAGCTGAGAGAACCAAAGCTGAAGCTACTATCCCTTTGGTTCCTGGAAGA gaTGAGGATTTTGTGGGTCGGGATGATTTTGATGATCCTGACCAGATGAGGATAGGAAACGATGGGATTTTCATGTTAACTTTTTTCA TGGCATTCCTCTTTAACTGGATTGggtttttcctgtctttttgcCTGACCACTTCAGCTGCAGGAAGGTATGGGGCCATTTCAGGATTTGGTCTCTCTCTAATTAAGTGGATCCTGATTGTCAGG ttttctactTACTTCCCTGGATATTTTGATGGTCAGTACTGGCTCTGGTGGGTGTTCCTGGTTTTAG gcTTTCTCCTGTTTCTCAGAGGATTTATCAATTATGCAAAAGTCCGGAAGATGCCAGAAACTTTCTCAAATCTCCCCAGGACCAGAgttctctttatttattaa